The window GTGGGAAGTATTTTAATCTTTTATTTTTTAAATATCTGCTACAGAATTCAGCATCTTTTGCTCCCATTCCGGATCTTTCGGATCAAAGAACAATCTTTTTCCGGTATCCAAAGAACGAACAACATTCATTTCATCTTCTGTCAGTTCAAAATCAAATACATTAAAGTTTTCTTCAATTCTTGATGGTGTTACAGATTTTGGAATCACTACAAAACCTTCCTGCAAATGCCATCTCAGAATTACCTGAGCCACAGTTTTTCCATATTTCTCAGCAATTGCTTTCAGATCAGTATTGCTTAAAAGGTTTGCATTTCCGTTTCCTAGCGGACTCCAAGGCTGTGTTATAATATTATTCTCTCTGTCATACACCTGCAATTCTTTTTGCTGGAAAACCGGATGCAGCTCGATCTGGTTGATAACCGGAAGAATGGTTGAGTTGGCTTTTAGTTCTTCAAGCTTTTCAATAGTAAAATTACAAACCCCGATTGCTTTAATCTTTCCTTCCTGATACAATTCCTCCAAAGCTTTCCAGGTTCCCAAGAAATCACCATACGGCCAGTGAATAAGGTACATATCCAGATAATCCATCTGAAGTCTGTCTAATGTTCTCTGAAATGCACGCTTCGCTTGTTCATATCCATGATCCTGAACCCAGACTTTAGAAGTAATAAATAATTCGTCCCTATCTACCCCACTGTTTTTTACCGCTGCTCCTACTGCCGTTTCATTTTGGTAAATAGCTGCTGTATCAATCATTCTATATCCTGTCTGAATAGCTTTGATAACAGCATTTTCACATTCTTTCAGGTCTTCCATCTGCCATACTCCAAAGCCTAAAGCAGGAATATCTACTCCGTTATTTAAAGTCACTACAGGCTGTCCTGTATAGATTTTCTTTTGCATAAATCTTTATTTTAATTATTAATATAAAGTGATTAAACAAATTTGCAATAAAAAAACGGAATCTGTACTTACCAATTTTACTGTTTTTTGTTAAAAAAATGTTATTTAATGAGTGTTTGAGAATAGGTTGGAAAGCGCAAAGGCGCAAAGAAATTTTTCCTTTCGACATCCTTTTTAAGGCGCAAGATTTTTATCTGCGATAAAATTGAATGCTGTTTATTTTAATGCCACTAATGCACGAATAAAATTATTCACGCCTAACTTTTCTATGCATCTCCTATGTGGTTCAGAAAAAGATTTAGCCCCATAGATTTTTGAACTTCTATAT of the Chryseobacterium capnotolerans genome contains:
- a CDS encoding aldo/keto reductase; the encoded protein is MQKKIYTGQPVVTLNNGVDIPALGFGVWQMEDLKECENAVIKAIQTGYRMIDTAAIYQNETAVGAAVKNSGVDRDELFITSKVWVQDHGYEQAKRAFQRTLDRLQMDYLDMYLIHWPYGDFLGTWKALEELYQEGKIKAIGVCNFTIEKLEELKANSTILPVINQIELHPVFQQKELQVYDRENNIITQPWSPLGNGNANLLSNTDLKAIAEKYGKTVAQVILRWHLQEGFVVIPKSVTPSRIEENFNVFDFELTEDEMNVVRSLDTGKRLFFDPKDPEWEQKMLNSVADI